Genomic window (Akkermansiaceae bacterium):
TCCTCTACCTCCGGAATTATCCGGTCCTTGCATCCGCCCAGCTTTTTTGTGCGGTAGGGATGACGGCGGCGGTTTTCGTCTTTCCGAAAGCAACCGGCTACGTCGTCGACCACATCATCCCGAACCCGTCGCGGCATGGTGAATTTTTATTTTGGATCTGCGTCGCCCTTTCCGGATTCCTCGCCCGCGAGGGCCTGAATGCATTGCGCATCCTGCTGAACAATGTGTTCGAGCAGAAGGTCATCTTCGACATCCGCTCGGACCTTTACGAAAAAATCCAGCGCCTCCCCCTCCAGTGGTTCGATACCCGGCGGACGGGGGACATCATGACGCGGGTGGTGGAGGACGTGACGAACATGGAGCGCGTGCTGATCGATGGCATCGAGCAGGGGATCATCGCGCTGCTGCAGGTGGTGGGGATCGGCGTGGTCCTTTTCATCCTCAATCCCGGTGTGGCGGCCTGGGCCACGCTGCCGGTGCCGTTGCTCGCAGTCGGCGCGTGGATTTATTCGACCCGGGGCCGCGACCGCTACCGCAACCAGCGGGACGCGGCGTCCGACCTGAACGCGTTGCTGCACGACAACATCTCCGGCGTGCGGCAGATCAAGGCTTACGCGGCGGAGCGTGAGGAGCATGACCGCTTCAACCGCTATTCGGACGCGCTCCGCACGGCCTCCCTGCGGATGATGAAATGGTGGGCCATCTATTCACCGGGCATGTCCTTCATACGCATGACCGGCTACGTCCTGGTGCTGGGCTTCGGCGGTGCCAGGGTGATGGACGGCACCATGACCATCGGGGCATTCGCCCAGTTCCTGCTGTATCTATCCCTCTTCTACGAGCCGATCGGCCAGCTCAACAACCTGACCCAGATGCTGCTCTCCGGCCGCGCGGCCGCCGACCGCGTCTTTGAGATCCTGGACTCCGGGGATGAGCCGAACTCGACCGATGGAGAGGAGCTTCCCGCACACATCAAGGGCACCGTACGGTTCGAAAAGGTCTCCTTCGCGTACCAGGAACAACCGACCCTCCACCATGTGGATCTGGTGGCATCCGCCGGGCAGACCGTCGCCCTGGTGGGAGCCACGGGAGCGGGAAAGACGACGGTCCTTTCCCTGCTCGCCCGCTTCTACGAAACCACCTCCGGCACCATCACCGTCGATGGCATCGATATCTCCACCCTGGCGAAATCCAGCCTGCGGGACCGCCTTTCCTACGTGACCCAGGAGCCGTTCCTCTTCAATGGCACCGTCCGGGAAAACCTGCTGCTGGCAAAGCGGGGCGCGACGGAGACGGAACTGTGGGACGCGCTGGAGGCCGCCCACGCCTCGCCCTTTGTGAAGCTGCTGCCGCAGTTGCTGGACACCAACGTGGGCGAGCGGGGGGTAAAACTTTCCGGCGGTGAGAAACAGCGCCTCTCCATCGCCCGCGCGCTGCTCAAGAACGCGCCGATCCTGCTGCTGGATGAGGCGACCGCCTCCGTCGATTCCGAGACGGAGCGACTCATCCAGGACGCGCTGGACCGGTTGATGGAGAACCGCACCGCCTTCGTCATCGCGCACCGGCTTTCCACCATCCAGAATGCGGACCGGATCTATGTCCTCGAGAAAGGCCATGTGATCGAGCAAGGCACGCATGAGGAGCTTCTGGCGCGGGAAGGGAAATACGCAGCCCTGTGCCGGAAGTCCTTCCTTCCCGGTGGACCGCTCTTCTGAGCCCGGCTCCAGCCGTTCCACGTTGACTCTTCCACAAACTCCTGACTGATATGGGGGTATGAAGAAGAAATGGTTCATCGTGCCTGTCATGGCCGTCGCGCTCGCCTCCTGCGAGAAACAGGAGCAGGCCGTTCCGCCAGCCACTCCAACGGCGGAAAAGAAAATTCCGGCACCGACGAAGATAGAACCCGTGGCGGACACAGCGCCGGCAAACCCGCCTGAACCGGCGGATCCCTCCGGTGCCGCCAGCAATACCCCGGAGAATCTCTCTGGAGCCACCGGAAATACTCCGACCCCGCCCTCATCCCCGCCTCCAGGAGATGGAATCCCCGTCGCAAAGCCGGTGGAGGGCCAACCGGGTTTCGTGTTCAGCCCCTACAATGACAAGGTGATCGATGTGAGGAACATGCCTCCCGGCACGCTGGTGGCGGATCCGACTTTCCCCGCCTCGGAGAAGAAGCACTTCCGCCTTCCTCCTTGATTCAGACGGCGTCCACCATCAACTGGCTGCTGATCATGGAGCGGTAGGTGGGGTCTTCAGCCTTCAGCAGGCTTTCATGGCTGCCATCCGCCACGATGCGGCCTTTCTGGAAGACCAGGATCCGGTCCGCGATGGTGATGGTGCTGAAGCGGTGGGCGATGATGAAGGTGGCACGTCCCTTCACCAGTTCCGCGAGAGCCTTCTGGACGTTCTGCTCGCTCTCCGAGTCCAGCGCGCTGGTCGCTTCATCGAGGATGAGGATCGGCGCATCCCTGAGGAACGCACGGGCGATGGCGATGCGCTGCCGCTGGCCGCCGGAGACGAGTTCGCCGCGCTCACCCACCTCCGTCTGATAGCCTTTGTCCTGGGCGACGATAAAGTCGTGGGCGAAGGCTTTCCTGGCTGCTTCCTCCACTTCCGCATCCGTCGCATCCAGCCTGCCGACACGGATGTTCTCGGCGATGGTGCCGGTGAAAAGCGCGGGCATCTGCGGCACCACCGCGATCTGGGCGCGGAGATCCCTTTTCGCATATTCCCGGATATCGACACCATCGAGGGTAATGCGTCCCTCAACCGGATCATAGAACCGTGGGACCAGATGGGCGAAGGTGGATTTCCCCGCACCGCTGGGACCGACCAGTGCCACCACCTGGCCGATGGGCACCTCGACATCAATGTGGCTGAGCACCCTCTCCTCCTTGTAGGCGAACGAGACATCCTCGAAACGGATGCCCTGCGTGGGACGCCCCAGCTTGGACGGGGATGCGGATTCCGGAAGGCGGTCCGGCTCATTCAGGATATGCTCGATGCGGTCAACCGCCGCCTCACCCTGTTTGAAGAGGGAGTGGATCATCCCCAGCTTTTTGACCGGCTCATACGCCATGTAGAGGGTCATCCCGAGGAAAAGGAAATCATCCAGCCCCATGCCCCCCTTGACCCCGAAGTATAGGGACGCGGCGAATCCGGTGGCCGCGACGAACTCGATGGAGGGAGAGATGGCCTGACGGTAGCGCACCACCTTCATGTTCAGGCCCAGGATCTTGCGGACCTTCGCCGCAAAAGTCGTGATCTGGCGCTGCTGCAGATTGTAGGCCCGGATTTCCAGCGGAGCCTGCAGGCTCTCCGCCAGGGTGGCGGTGAGATCCCCGCCCTGCCGCTGGAGCTGCCTCGCGCGGCGGGAGAGCTTTTTCCCGATCATCCGGATCACGGAAACGCAAAGGGGCACCGTCACCAGGGCAATGATCGCCGTCGAAAACCGCCTGTCGGTGAATGCCTGGGTGGCCAGCACGGCGATGGCCGAAATGAGGGTGGCCGGCTGCTTGATGAGGTCACTGGAAGTCTGGGCGATCACCTGCCGGAGCAGTTCGGTATCGGTCATCAACCGGGCCAGCAGGTCACCCGAACGGTTCGCCCGGAAGAAGGAAAGCGGGAGCGTCTGCAGCTTGACGAAGAGATCTGTCCGGATTCCTTCCGAGACACGGAGGCCCACATAGTTGATGAGAACGGAGTTCGCGTAACCGGCCAGTGCCCGCAGCAGGAAGATGGCGGGGATCCACATGCAGGTGATGAGCAGCAGACGGTTCTGCGAAATGCCCTGGAGGCGATCCTGGAGCCATATCTGCCACCAGGCGGTCGCCTCATCCCCCGGTTCACCGAAAAGGACGGGAAACACGATCTTCGTCACCAGCGGAAGTCCGGCACCGGATGCGAGCGCATAGATCAGGCCCGCGACCACACCACCCGCGAAGATCCACTTCACGGGCAACAGGTGGCGGTAGTATGGGAGGAACTTTTTCAACGGGCGGCCCGCAGCCTCTCCGGCTTACCCCCTCACGGCAAGCGCGTTTCCGCATCCCCGTGCTGGACAATCCGCCCACAGCCCACGAATCATCCCGCACCATGCGTTTCCTGAAATCCGAGGCGGGTGCTGTCGTTGTGTGGCTCATCGGGACCATCCTCCTCGCGGCGATCCTTTTTCCTTGGATCCACCAAGCTGGCCAAGCCTTCGGCGAATACGGGGCCAATGGGAATCTCAAACCGAGGTTGCTGGATAGCTGGGCGGAATCCGCCCGCAACGCCGACTCGGAGAAATATTTCTCCCGCTCCCTCTATGCCGCGGTGCTGCTGCTCCTGCCGTGGCTGATCCTCCGGCTGAGGAAGCTCCGCAGCGGGCCCGCTCAGGATTCCGCCGTTCTCCGCAAGCTGCCGTGGAAAACCCGGCTGATCCATCTGGCTTCCGCCATCGTGCTGGCCGCCGGGATGCTGTGGCTGCTGGGAGGCGCGCTCCGGATGGCCGGAGCATTCGCCGCGGACCCGGATCCGGCCGGCTTTTCCCGGGTCATCTCCAAGGCGTTGATGCCGGCCTTCTTCGGCGCGGTGATCGAGGAATGGCTGTTCCGCGGGCTGCTGCTCGGCATCTGGCTGCGCATCCTCTCACCGGGGAAAGCCCTCTTCACCGTCTCCTTCATCTTCGCCTTCGTCCACTTCCTGGCTCCCCCGGATGGCTCGGACATCGCGGATCCTGCGGCTCCATTCGCGGGCTTCCAGATGCTTGGCCTGATCTTCGGGCACTTCCTGAATCCACAGTTCATCGCCGCGGAGTTCCTTGTTCTCTTCACCGTCGGGCTGATTCTGGGAGCAACCCGGCTGCGCACCGGCTCCCTGTGGTTCCCCATCGGCCTGCACGCCGGATGGATCTTCGCGTTCAAGAGCTTCAACATGCTCCATATGGAACTGGAATCGTCCCTGCGCCCGCTGTGGATCGGCGAGAGCCTGCGCTCCGGCCTGCTGCCGCTGGCTACCCTTCTGGTTACCGCCGGGATCTGTCATTTCACTTTGCGCGGCACGAAAGGCGGGGATGATGATCCGCGTAACCGAGCAACCATATGAAAACCCTTCTGTTCTCCCTGTTCGCCGCGGCAACCCTCCACGCCGCCCCGCAAGCCATCTTCGACGGCAAATCCCTCGAAGGCTGGAAGATCGAGGGCGGCCCCTATTGGACCGTGAAGGAAGGCGTTCTCATCGGTGAGAGCGACAACTCCGAGCACAAGAAGAAGGGCTCCAATCTCTGGACGACGAAGGAATACAAGGACTTCGCCATCGAGCTTGAGTTCCGCTACACCAGCAAGAACGTCACCGACGAACGCGTGGACTCCGGCGTTTTCATCCGCAACTCCAGCGACCAGATCCAGATCGGTGTATCCGGCTCGAAAAAAATCGACCTTACCGGCTCCCCCTACATCGGGGCGAAAAAAGGCTACCCCATCCAGGCTGAAGGAGTCGAAGAAGCGATGAAGGCCGGTGACTGGAACAAGATGAAGATCACCGCCAAGGGCCAAGTCTACACCGTGGAGATCAATGGCAAAAAGGTGAGCGAATACACCTCCGAAAGCGCCAGCGAGAAAGGCCCCATCGGCCTGCAGGTCCATGGCGGCACGCTGATGAAGGTGGAGTTCCGCAACATGTCCGTCGAGGAACTGTGAGCGGCCACGCGGTCACCCGCGCATCACCGTCAGAACAAAGACGCTCCTGAAGCCAGCCTTCCGGAGCGTTTTCGCGCAGGCATCCACGGTCGAGCCGGTGGTGAACACATCATCCACCAGGATGGCGCCATCTTTCCGCGGCCATTTCTCACCGGCCCGGCGGGATTGGAAGGCTCCACGGAGGTTTTTCAGCCGCTGCGCACGCGTAAGGTGGGTCTGCGCCTCCGTCATGCGCACGCGCTTCAGCGCCCGCAATACCGGCAACCCGGAGATCTTCCCCACCGCGCGGGCGATCTCCTCCGCTTGGTTGAAGTAACGCCACGCCTGCCGGCGGGGATGCAGAGGCACCGGCACCAGCGGCCATTTTTCCTCCATCGCCTTCCGGAACCTCGGGTCCTCCAGCCCCTCCGCCGCCAGCCTGCCCAGCTCCGCCGCCAGATGGATGCCCTTGCCGTATTTCAGCCGGTGGATCATCGCGCGGGTGCGTTCGTCCAGCATCATGGCAGGGCGGGCGAACTCGAAGGAAAACCGGAGCGTGCTGCAGTTCGGGCAGGTGAACTCGCCGTCGATGCTGCCCTCGAAATGTTCCCCGCAGCGCGAACAGAATGGCGGGACCAGCCTGGGCAGCCCCGCAGCGCACCCAGCGCACAGTGTCCTGCCGCCGGACTGGATTTCCTCACAGACCGCGCACGCGGAGGGATAGAGCCAGTCCAGCAGGCACCCGAACCACCTCCCGGCCCGCCCGCGCCAATCAGGCCCCGCCATCCAGCGTCTCCTGTTTTGAATCCGTGACGAAATAAACCAACGCCCCCACCACCAGCACCCCCGCCAAGGGAATGAAGCCATGCATCAGCGAGTCACCCGCCATCAGCCGCGCCAGCGGATCCACCCGCGGCACCGGTTTCGTCGCAGCCTGGAAAAGCGCATTCGCGAGGATCCACCCCATCTGCAACCCCGCCGGCAGCCACAGGGATGCGGTGCGCCACCGCGCGTAGCCCAGCACCCAGCCCGCCGCCAGCAGCGGCAGGACGCTGCCCAGAAGAACCCCGGGATCCGCCGCCCTGCGGGCCATCAGCCCCAGCAACTCGAACCCCACGCCGGAAGCGTCCGGATCCGCGATGGCCAGCTCACTGGAGGGATAAAGGAATGCCACCACCGTGAACAGGACCGCAGCCAGGGAGATGGCGGCGAAGGGTTTCACCGCCCTCAGGAAAATGCCCAGCGCCACCCCCCGGAACAACCATTCCTGGATGACCACACCGGGGAGCAACCATGGCAACGCGCCCTGCACCAGCTTCAGTGGCTCCTTCGGCGGACCTTCCCACGTGAATGACCCCGTCGCCACCAGTCCGTAGCCGATAAGCAGGAAAAACC
Coding sequences:
- a CDS encoding CPBP family intramembrane metalloprotease — protein: MRFLKSEAGAVVVWLIGTILLAAILFPWIHQAGQAFGEYGANGNLKPRLLDSWAESARNADSEKYFSRSLYAAVLLLLPWLILRLRKLRSGPAQDSAVLRKLPWKTRLIHLASAIVLAAGMLWLLGGALRMAGAFAADPDPAGFSRVISKALMPAFFGAVIEEWLFRGLLLGIWLRILSPGKALFTVSFIFAFVHFLAPPDGSDIADPAAPFAGFQMLGLIFGHFLNPQFIAAEFLVLFTVGLILGATRLRTGSLWFPIGLHAGWIFAFKSFNMLHMELESSLRPLWIGESLRSGLLPLATLLVTAGICHFTLRGTKGGDDDPRNRATI
- a CDS encoding ABC transporter ATP-binding protein, coding for MKKFLPYYRHLLPVKWIFAGGVVAGLIYALASGAGLPLVTKIVFPVLFGEPGDEATAWWQIWLQDRLQGISQNRLLLITCMWIPAIFLLRALAGYANSVLINYVGLRVSEGIRTDLFVKLQTLPLSFFRANRSGDLLARLMTDTELLRQVIAQTSSDLIKQPATLISAIAVLATQAFTDRRFSTAIIALVTVPLCVSVIRMIGKKLSRRARQLQRQGGDLTATLAESLQAPLEIRAYNLQQRQITTFAAKVRKILGLNMKVVRYRQAISPSIEFVAATGFAASLYFGVKGGMGLDDFLFLGMTLYMAYEPVKKLGMIHSLFKQGEAAVDRIEHILNEPDRLPESASPSKLGRPTQGIRFEDVSFAYKEERVLSHIDVEVPIGQVVALVGPSGAGKSTFAHLVPRFYDPVEGRITLDGVDIREYAKRDLRAQIAVVPQMPALFTGTIAENIRVGRLDATDAEVEEAARKAFAHDFIVAQDKGYQTEVGERGELVSGGQRQRIAIARAFLRDAPILILDEATSALDSESEQNVQKALAELVKGRATFIIAHRFSTITIADRILVFQKGRIVADGSHESLLKAEDPTYRSMISSQLMVDAV
- a CDS encoding DUF1080 domain-containing protein, with translation MKTLLFSLFAAATLHAAPQAIFDGKSLEGWKIEGGPYWTVKEGVLIGESDNSEHKKKGSNLWTTKEYKDFAIELEFRYTSKNVTDERVDSGVFIRNSSDQIQIGVSGSKKIDLTGSPYIGAKKGYPIQAEGVEEAMKAGDWNKMKITAKGQVYTVEINGKKVSEYTSESASEKGPIGLQVHGGTLMKVEFRNMSVEEL
- a CDS encoding ABC transporter ATP-binding protein, whose amino-acid sequence is MQSIFRVFLYLRNYPVLASAQLFCAVGMTAAVFVFPKATGYVVDHIIPNPSRHGEFLFWICVALSGFLAREGLNALRILLNNVFEQKVIFDIRSDLYEKIQRLPLQWFDTRRTGDIMTRVVEDVTNMERVLIDGIEQGIIALLQVVGIGVVLFILNPGVAAWATLPVPLLAVGAWIYSTRGRDRYRNQRDAASDLNALLHDNISGVRQIKAYAAEREEHDRFNRYSDALRTASLRMMKWWAIYSPGMSFIRMTGYVLVLGFGGARVMDGTMTIGAFAQFLLYLSLFYEPIGQLNNLTQMLLSGRAAADRVFEILDSGDEPNSTDGEELPAHIKGTVRFEKVSFAYQEQPTLHHVDLVASAGQTVALVGATGAGKTTVLSLLARFYETTSGTITVDGIDISTLAKSSLRDRLSYVTQEPFLFNGTVRENLLLAKRGATETELWDALEAAHASPFVKLLPQLLDTNVGERGVKLSGGEKQRLSIARALLKNAPILLLDEATASVDSETERLIQDALDRLMENRTAFVIAHRLSTIQNADRIYVLEKGHVIEQGTHEELLAREGKYAALCRKSFLPGGPLF
- a CDS encoding CPBP family intramembrane metalloprotease; its protein translation is MLKVWLYAAAVVAAGAWVSPVLYDAGKALGEISSVKRTNGFLEWLGRICEEADFRVFFLASIIGMALLLFIPFAEWLSMKREARGREIGQPLANNRRGLLEWGTGLLLAAGFFLLIGYGLVATGSFTWEGPPKEPLKLVQGALPWLLPGVVIQEWLFRGVALGIFLRAVKPFAAISLAAVLFTVVAFLYPSSELAIADPDASGVGFELLGLMARRAADPGVLLGSVLPLLAAGWVLGYARWRTASLWLPAGLQMGWILANALFQAATKPVPRVDPLARLMAGDSLMHGFIPLAGVLVVGALVYFVTDSKQETLDGGA
- a CDS encoding ComF family protein, whose amino-acid sequence is MAGPDWRGRAGRWFGCLLDWLYPSACAVCEEIQSGGRTLCAGCAAGLPRLVPPFCSRCGEHFEGSIDGEFTCPNCSTLRFSFEFARPAMMLDERTRAMIHRLKYGKGIHLAAELGRLAAEGLEDPRFRKAMEEKWPLVPVPLHPRRQAWRYFNQAEEIARAVGKISGLPVLRALKRVRMTEAQTHLTRAQRLKNLRGAFQSRRAGEKWPRKDGAILVDDVFTTGSTVDACAKTLRKAGFRSVFVLTVMRG